A window from Enterocloster bolteae encodes these proteins:
- a CDS encoding mannonate dehydratase, whose product MKLGVGLYRYMLKDEEFTFARQCGCSDVIIHLANYYDGENDIVKATDEKENYGIARAGESVWSLDHMMVLQKQAKEKGLNIYGIENFSPADWYDILLDGPKKEEQMEHLKEIIRNAGKAGIRCFGYNFSLAGVWGHQKTKKARGGAISTCFHAGQLNLDARIPKGEIWNMTYAENARGEYIEDIGYEELWNRLKWFLERILPVAEEAGVMMALHPDDPPMPFLRGTPRLVYQPQLYQKVLDLVPSPCNGIDFCMGSIQEMTDGNIYDALEQYSSQGKIGYAHVRNVRGKVPDYTEVFVDDGDINIKRTLEILKKNHFEGVLIPDHTPQIQCQDTWHAGMAFALGFIRAELMGLEG is encoded by the coding sequence ATGAAGCTGGGAGTCGGATTATATCGTTACATGCTAAAGGATGAGGAATTTACCTTTGCAAGACAGTGCGGATGCTCGGATGTAATTATCCATCTGGCAAATTACTACGATGGAGAAAATGATATTGTCAAAGCTACGGATGAAAAGGAAAATTACGGAATCGCCAGAGCAGGGGAGTCTGTTTGGAGTCTGGACCACATGATGGTTCTCCAGAAGCAGGCAAAGGAAAAGGGGCTTAATATTTACGGAATTGAGAATTTCAGTCCGGCGGACTGGTATGATATATTGCTGGATGGACCTAAAAAGGAAGAACAGATGGAGCATCTGAAGGAAATTATACGCAATGCAGGAAAAGCAGGTATACGATGTTTCGGATATAATTTCAGTCTTGCTGGAGTGTGGGGCCACCAAAAAACCAAAAAGGCCAGAGGAGGAGCGATCAGTACCTGTTTTCATGCCGGACAGCTCAATCTGGATGCCAGGATTCCAAAGGGTGAGATATGGAATATGACCTATGCAGAGAATGCCCGGGGAGAATACATAGAAGATATCGGATACGAGGAATTGTGGAATAGGCTAAAATGGTTTCTGGAGCGTATTCTTCCGGTGGCAGAGGAGGCAGGAGTAATGATGGCCCTGCACCCGGACGACCCGCCTATGCCATTTTTAAGAGGTACTCCGCGCCTGGTCTACCAGCCGCAGCTGTATCAGAAAGTGCTGGACCTGGTTCCAAGTCCATGCAATGGAATCGACTTTTGCATGGGAAGTATCCAGGAGATGACAGATGGAAATATCTATGATGCCTTGGAGCAGTATTCCTCCCAGGGAAAGATTGGCTATGCCCATGTCAGGAATGTACGGGGCAAGGTTCCAGATTATACGGAAGTATTTGTGGATGACGGGGATATCAATATAAAGAGAACATTGGAGATTTTAAAAAAGAATCACTTTGAAGGTGTTCTGATTCCTGACCATACGCCGCAGATTCAGTGCCAGGATACATGGCATGCGGGAATGGCCTTTGCTCTTGGATTTATAAGGGCGGAGTTAATGGGGCTGGAAGGATAG
- a CDS encoding aldose 1-epimerase produces the protein MYSRNYGCRITDQIIMDGNKAVVMENQKLRLTFLADRGMDCVEMLYKPEDIDFMWRSPAGLHKRSEYLSNSGDSLGNYLDHNSGGWQEILPNGGGECSYKGACLGMHGEISSVPWDCRIIKDSEEEVVLKACITTLRSPFRLEKEISLKMDESAITIRESLTNLAKEPMELMWGHHPTVGKPFLDSSCRIDTNGTVGFSMDQRDFETQRLKPGTRFEWPAAGNGVDFSNVPEEDADTADMIYITGFPERAWYRVHNETKNISYGMSWDGKLFPYMWMWQVCGGSYGYPWYGRTYNLALEPWTSYPSSGLIKAIENGSALCLEAGEIRQTELCFWIKKEEI, from the coding sequence ATGTACAGCCGTAATTATGGGTGCAGGATCACAGACCAGATAATCATGGATGGCAACAAGGCGGTTGTCATGGAAAATCAAAAGCTGCGGCTGACATTTTTGGCTGACAGGGGCATGGACTGTGTGGAAATGCTGTACAAGCCGGAGGATATTGATTTTATGTGGCGGTCTCCGGCGGGGCTTCATAAAAGAAGTGAGTATCTGTCTAATTCCGGGGACAGTCTGGGGAATTACCTGGACCATAATTCAGGAGGATGGCAGGAGATACTTCCCAACGGAGGAGGAGAGTGCAGCTACAAAGGCGCTTGTCTGGGGATGCACGGGGAGATTTCAAGTGTGCCGTGGGATTGCAGGATCATAAAGGATTCTGAGGAGGAGGTTGTCCTTAAGGCATGCATTACCACCCTGCGTTCCCCGTTCCGTCTGGAGAAGGAAATATCCTTAAAGATGGATGAAAGCGCCATCACAATCCGGGAAAGCCTTACCAATCTGGCAAAGGAGCCAATGGAGCTTATGTGGGGCCATCACCCCACCGTGGGAAAACCTTTTCTGGATAGCAGCTGCCGGATTGACACAAATGGGACTGTGGGTTTTTCCATGGATCAGCGCGATTTTGAGACACAGCGTCTGAAGCCGGGAACCAGGTTTGAATGGCCTGCTGCCGGCAATGGAGTGGATTTTTCAAACGTGCCGGAGGAGGATGCTGATACTGCGGATATGATTTATATAACCGGTTTTCCGGAGCGTGCCTGGTACCGGGTACATAATGAAACTAAAAACATAAGTTATGGAATGAGCTGGGACGGAAAACTGTTCCCATATATGTGGATGTGGCAGGTATGCGGTGGTTCTTATGGATATCCATGGTATGGAAGAACTTATAACCTGGCGCTGGAGCCATGGACCAGTTACCCGTCATCGGGTTTAATAAAGGCCATTGAGAATGGAAGCGCTCTCTGTCTTGAGGCAGGGGAGATAAGGCAAACAGAACTTTGCTTCTGGATTAAAAAGGAGGAGATATAA
- a CDS encoding RraA family protein, protein MVLKKHELLEVIKKELYTPVVGDILDQMGLYHQFLPQAVRPLRDDMKLAGYAMTVLMIDVFGQQKKPFGYLTEALDDLQEDEIYVAAGGTMRCAYWGELLTATAKKRGAAGAVVNGWHRDTPQVLDQNWPVFSRGCYAQDSSVRTQVVDYRCRIEIEGVTVMSGDLIFGDVDGVLVIPAEHIEYVIEKALEKARGEKNVRKAIEKGMSATEAFATFGIL, encoded by the coding sequence ATGGTGTTAAAAAAACATGAATTGCTGGAAGTTATAAAGAAAGAGCTGTATACTCCTGTGGTAGGGGATATACTGGACCAGATGGGATTATACCACCAGTTTCTCCCCCAGGCAGTCCGGCCCCTTAGGGATGATATGAAGCTGGCAGGTTATGCTATGACCGTTTTAATGATTGATGTATTCGGCCAGCAGAAAAAGCCCTTTGGTTATTTGACAGAGGCGCTGGATGACTTGCAGGAGGACGAAATTTATGTGGCTGCCGGAGGCACCATGCGTTGCGCGTATTGGGGAGAGCTTTTAACGGCCACTGCAAAAAAGCGCGGGGCGGCAGGTGCAGTTGTCAATGGATGGCATAGGGATACGCCTCAGGTGCTGGACCAGAACTGGCCTGTATTTTCCAGGGGATGTTATGCCCAGGATTCTTCTGTGCGCACCCAGGTGGTGGATTACCGCTGCCGGATCGAAATAGAAGGCGTAACCGTTATGTCCGGCGATTTGATCTTTGGTGATGTGGACGGTGTTCTGGTTATTCCGGCAGAGCATATTGAATATGTGATTGAAAAAGCCCTTGAAAAAGCAAGAGGAGAGAAGAACGTAAGAAAGGCTATTGAGAAAGGCATGAGCGCGACGGAGGCATTTGCTACCTTTGGTATACTTTAG
- a CDS encoding SDR family NAD(P)-dependent oxidoreductase — MQLFDLTDKNVLITGGTRGIGFAIAQGVKQAGGRVWIHGSSEDRTRRIAEENGFDYLYGDLRDQEGLDGMLRPFLSREDRLDVLINNAGFETHSAIENAEEESMDAIYNVNTKSPYFLLQKLLPALKKAGRASVINVTSIHQKVPVRENGYYCMAKASLGMFTKVAALELAKYGIRVNNLAPGAILTDMNRELVEAMDFEKWIPIGRVGRADELIGPAVFLASDASSYVTGTTLYVDGGYSENLLRY; from the coding sequence ATGCAGTTATTTGATTTGACGGATAAGAATGTCCTGATTACAGGAGGAACCAGGGGAATTGGCTTTGCAATTGCACAGGGAGTGAAGCAGGCAGGCGGCAGGGTATGGATTCATGGCAGCAGTGAGGACAGGACCAGAAGGATTGCAGAGGAAAATGGATTTGACTATCTTTACGGCGATCTCAGAGACCAGGAAGGGTTAGACGGAATGCTGCGTCCTTTCCTGTCCAGGGAGGACAGACTGGATGTGCTGATTAACAATGCCGGTTTTGAGACTCACAGCGCCATTGAAAACGCTGAGGAGGAGTCAATGGACGCCATCTACAATGTAAATACCAAGTCGCCTTATTTCCTGCTGCAGAAGCTGCTTCCGGCTTTGAAAAAGGCCGGGCGGGCATCCGTCATCAACGTGACCTCCATTCATCAGAAGGTGCCGGTGCGGGAAAATGGCTATTACTGCATGGCTAAAGCATCGTTAGGTATGTTTACCAAGGTGGCTGCCCTGGAGCTGGCCAAGTATGGAATCCGTGTCAATAATCTGGCCCCCGGCGCCATTCTTACGGATATGAACCGTGAACTGGTGGAGGCCATGGATTTTGAAAAATGGATTCCCATAGGACGGGTTGGCCGTGCGGATGAGCTGATTGGTCCTGCCGTATTCCTGGCTTCTGATGCCTCCTCCTATGTAACCGGAACCACATTGTATGTGGACGGGGGATACAGTGAAAATCTGCTGCGGTATTAA